GAAAATTGGGAGAATAAGTGAGTGAGTGTGTTGCTTACCCTGCTCAGTGCGGGAGTGGGAGGGTCTGCAATGGAGATGTTAATCAGAGGAAAGGAAGAAACCCATGAAAGCTGAGTCGACCGAGTTGTAAGTAACCCGGAGGAGGAGAGGCTGAGCGACCCACACACGCTTGATGGAGGAGCTGCTGAACAAGATATTATTGTCACCATCTCTCGGCACTCTCGCACTGCAACTAATGGCTAATGTTTCTCTACTTGTTCAGAAACATACTGGGGAGAAGGGGCCgtctttattaaaaaaacaaaaactgaaaaaaccGGGTTCAACCCGGTCACATCGACCAAACTAAACCAATTTGAGCAGTTGTTGCCTAATATTATAGTCTAGTGGAAACGTGATGTGAAAGTCCGTAGCACGGAGTAGTCTAAAGGAAATGTAATACGGACTTCCGCGTCACGGAGTCAAAAACGGAAATGGCAAGATGCAAAGTGAGTCGAAAGGCTTATGTTTCCGTACTTGATTGGGGGGCTTTTGGGCTCCTCCTAATCTTATTCGTAATTGGGAAGGGGTTCGAACCCCATTTTCTCTAGCACACAAGTGGAACGGATAGTTGAAGTAACATTCTTTCAAATCTCGTGAATGGCGAATTTAATACCAAATTAGATTGCTTATTATATGACTTAGACGAACTTTCTCTtcccttaatgtaaaaatatcgatgtactccAAAAAAAACCCTTGCAAATTTTGATTCGACTCTCTACAAATGACAATTTCAATACCTTATTGATAAATTGTTCCCttttaagggtgcgtttggtacgtgggacgggatgggacgaggcgttccgtcccgcgtttggtgcgccaaaaatgggtggaacgggctgttccacgggacagattttgggtgtttttgcgtcccacctgccccccctggaacgggtttgttccacgtctgtggaacacaatgttttaccattttaagacaaatataccccatgtctttttcaaaaattacaccttcgttccgtcccgcgtttggtacgcagacggaacggaacggaacgggacgggacggaacgggacgggacgggacgggacgaaggtgtaatttttgaaaaagacatggggtatatttgtcttaaaatggtaaaacattgcgtTCCAcaaacgtggaacaaacccgttccagggggggaggtggaacgcaaaaacactcaaaatctgtcccgtggaacagcccgttccacccatttttggcgcaccaaacgcgggacggaacgcctcgtcccgttccgtcccgtcccgtcccacgtaccaaacgcaccccaAACGCACACTTAGAGCGTAATGTATCTTCACCgtataaatttcataattaattaatgttCGTACAAGATTGTATAGAATAATGCTGATATAGTATCACAAATTTGTTCTTCTTTCTCCTAAATAGTATTCAGAGGTCGTACTACATGCCAACTCAAACAGTGTAATCCAGACTACCTTTCCAAAACTACAGAACCTAAACACTCGAGCGCTTTGACGATGAACGGATCCAGAGACCATCAAAATTTCCTACTATACATCAGAGTATTCAGATTCGTATTCACAATGAACTTCCATTTTCGTAGTGGAATAATGTTTAAACCACATCCATTACATAGGGATGACTCAATGCTCGTCCCCGTCCTCTTGTGATCGCAACCAGGATAGGTACACAGACTCCTGGGCTGACCGATTTGGTGGAGTTACCCTTTTCCGAACCAACATTGGTATGTCGGGGCACTGTCTCTTACGCCCACCCCTTGGCCTTGACCGGAATTGCTCATCAGCCTCTTCAAAATCCCCCTGAAACTCAAAGCAATTGATGTCATCCATGTGAATAGATATTGTAACACTGCCTTAACATATACTTGCTCAAACGAAAATGCGAAAATGCAAAAATGCAACACATGAGGGAAGTGAAGATTCAAGAGCAAATCTTACATGGGTATAGACGTGACATCCAGTCTTCTCATGGTTATCTCTCACATGCTTGTATGCAAATCTCATGCCACAACCCGAGAAGCTACAGACAAAAGGTTTATGCTCAAGGTGTACAGCTTTCACATGTTTAGAGAGATTCGATTTCTGCATACATAAAACCAAATGTCAGCACAGAATTCTACACAATATTTTACAtatgaaaataacaaaatttattGGTCAACAATCATTTTATGATCAATCTATTCACCGGTATAAATAATAGTTTTCCTTGTTCACCGATCACTTGACTAAAAGAAATCATGTTATCAAATATCTCTCTTTTCAAAGTTAGTCAACGACTTACAGTTGTAAAAGTGCGAAGACAACCCTTATAATCGCATTTAATTCTTTCTATTGAACCTCTCCCTTCATGTGTGAGAAGATGCCTTTTCATATTTTGTCTCAGCTGCTTGGCCCCACATATCTCGCAGGTAGTATGTTGGTGGCAGGACTGGATATGGACCTTAAGGCATTGATCATTGGTAAAGTGTTTCATACAGCCTGGTTCAAAGCAGAATGCCTCCACTGTATCTAGCTTAACTGCATTACGGAAGGGTATCATCAGCGGTTAGGATAACAACAACACATTTTCTCATTTTGAAGCAAAAAAAAGTGTATCTATATGTATCTGCATTATTTCATTGCATTCACAAACAACACACTACAaaacttaaaaagaaaaatagaatttGGAAACAAAAGCTACCATGGGATTCCTCATGCTTCCGCAGCCTTGAAGCATATCTAAACTCCTTTCCACAACCAATTTCCTGGCATACATGCTGCTTCTGCGCTCCACCATCAGCTGAAGGGCAATCCTCAATGTGAAGTTCATTGACATGCCTCTTAATGTTACCTTGGAAAACAAATTCACGATTGCAGTTCTCAACTGGACACTTAAAAAGTTTCCCTTGGTGCTGAAGTAGATGGCGGGTCAAGTGGTCCTTTCGTCTGTAGCTGGAATGGCAGTCATCCACTGAACAAATGTATGGCCTCTGAAATCAATAAGCTAAAATAAATTGATGAACTCATAAAAATAATTTCAGAATACACTTGAACAGTCATCAAACGTCAAACCAACCAGTGCGTGACTCAGGTTCGCTTGATGGAGCTTCACAGGAGGTCTCCCACCTGGTACTAGTCCATCAAGTCCGAACCTTATCGCATTTTGGAGTTCTTTGTGTGGGATCCAATGCTTCACGCTATCCATTGTATATTTTTCATAAATGTTGATTCCTGCAAAACTTATATCTTTAAACGATTCAATCGATGCAAAGATTACACAAACTTCATCCAGAAATTGCAGACAGTTATTCGCATAATCAGCAATTGTTAAATGCGTCATCGGACTCATATCATATCACACTGATACAAATATACATTAAAACCTGCTGCCGGTTTACTGACAACTCGTGAGAGAATAACACAATCCCTCGAAAGATTTCATCGCAAGTAGTCCATGGAAGATTTATAGTCAGCTGACAAGGCATTAATCGCAACACGCAGAATCGAACTCAACCACGCTTATAAATCTCAGCTTGTTTTAATCAGGCGAGACCTATAGATAAAAGCAAACAATACCTCAAGGGAATGACTTTGCAGGTGCTGCTTGAGATGTGCAGGTTTCTTGAAAGTGGTACCACATTCTTCACAAGTATTGGAATTTTCTTCCCCAACATCCCCACCTCCATCACCGTCAGCCATTTCCATCTCCTCCTgcatcaaaaattcaaaaaattaaaaactttaaCAGACCCAActtgtaattttggttttagaGGCAAAACAAAGTGAACCCACAACAGAAAAGCTGTCAAAAATACAGACCCAATTCATCAAAATTCATAATTCGACCGAAAAGAATCAAGattaaggagaagaagaagaaggagtaAAAACCTTGTGGTGTGAGAGAATGTGAGAAGCAATGAGAGACTTCTTGGACCTGCAGATGCCACAGTAGTCGCAGTAATGCCGCCTTATGTCTCTGACAATAGGCCCCTCCTTCTCTCCTGCCCCTTTATCCAT
Above is a window of Malus sylvestris chromosome 15, drMalSylv7.2, whole genome shotgun sequence DNA encoding:
- the LOC126602259 gene encoding transcription factor IIIA-like isoform X3; translation: MDSVKHWIPHKELQNAIRFGLDGLVPGGRPPVKLHQANLSHALRPYICSVDDCHSSYRRKDHLTRHLLQHQGKLFKCPVENCNREFVFQGNIKRHVNELHIEDCPSADGGAQKQHVCQEIGCGKEFRYASRLRKHEESHVKLDTVEAFCFEPGCMKHFTNDQCLKVHIQSCHQHTTCEICGAKQLRQNMKRHLLTHEGRGSIERIKCDYKGCLRTFTTKSNLSKHVKAVHLEHKPFVCSFSGCGMRFAYKHVRDNHEKTGCHVYTHGDFEEADEQFRSRPRGGRKRQCPDIPMLVRKRVTPPNRSAQESVYLSWLRSQEDGDEH
- the LOC126602259 gene encoding transcription factor IIIA-like isoform X2, with translation MDKGAGEKEGPIVRDIRRHYCDYCGICRSKKSLIASHILSHHKEEMEMADGDGGGDVGEENSNTCEECGTTFKKPAHLKQHLQSHSLERPYICSVDDCHSSYRRKDHLTRHLLQHQGKLFKCPVENCNREFVFQGNIKRHVNELHIEDCPSADGGAQKQHVCQEIGCGKEFRYASRLRKHEESHVKLDTVEAFCFEPGCMKHFTNDQCLKVHIQSCHQHTTCEICGAKQLRQNMKRHLLTHEGRGSIERIKCDYKGCLRTFTTKSNLSKHVKAVHLEHKPFVCSFSGCGMRFAYKHVRDNHEKTGCHVYTHGDFEEADEQFRSRPRGGRKRQCPDIPMLVRKRVTPPNRSAQESVYLSWLRSQEDGDEH
- the LOC126602259 gene encoding transcription factor IIIA-like isoform X1, encoding MEVGMLGKKIPILVKNVVPLSRNLHISSSTCKVIPLSFAGINIYEKYTMDSVKHWIPHKELQNAIRFGLDGLVPGGRPPVKLHQANLSHALRPYICSVDDCHSSYRRKDHLTRHLLQHQGKLFKCPVENCNREFVFQGNIKRHVNELHIEDCPSADGGAQKQHVCQEIGCGKEFRYASRLRKHEESHVKLDTVEAFCFEPGCMKHFTNDQCLKVHIQSCHQHTTCEICGAKQLRQNMKRHLLTHEGRGSIERIKCDYKGCLRTFTTKSNLSKHVKAVHLEHKPFVCSFSGCGMRFAYKHVRDNHEKTGCHVYTHGDFEEADEQFRSRPRGGRKRQCPDIPMLVRKRVTPPNRSAQESVYLSWLRSQEDGDEH